In Natronococcus sp. AD-5, the genomic window ATGGTCGGCGGGATCGCCGCCGTCCTCTTCTACCAGAACTGGCAACTGGCGTTCGTCACGCTGTTCGCGGTGCCGGCGATGGTCGCCTTTACGGTCTGGTTCATGCGCGTCGTCGAACCCCGGTACGTCCGCCAGCGCTCGGCCGTCGGCCGACTGAACACCCGACTCGAGAACGCCATCGCCGGAATGGGCCTGACGAAGGCGACCTCGAGCGAGCGCTACGAGGTCGGTCGCGTTCGCGACTCCTCGCGGAACCTGTTCGAGCGGACGATGGACGTGCTGAAGCTGAGCTACGTCTACCGACCGGGGATGGAACTGCTCGCCGGACTGGCGTTCGGCGCGACCTTTCTCGTCGGCGGGCTGTGGCTCACGACGGGCACCGCACCCGGACCCCTGACCGGGACGCTCTCGGTCGGCGACTTCGTCGTCTTCCTCTTTCTGACCCAGCGGATCGTCGACCCGCTCGCGGAAGTTTCGAACATCGTCGATCAGTACGAGAACGCCAAGGCATCGAGCGAGCGCGTCTTCGGACTGATGGACATTCCCGTCCACGTCGACGATCCCGATGATCCCGTCGACGTCGAACCCGTCGAGGGGCGCGTGACGTATGAACGCGTCTCCTTCAGTTACGCGGAGACCGAGCGCGCGGACGGGGGAGGGGCGCCAGACGCCGCGTTCGAGGAGGCTGTCCTCGAAAACATCTCCTTCGAGGCTGACCCGGGGGAGACGGTCGCCTTCGTCGGCCCGACGGGGGCGGGGAAGTCGACGCTGCTAAAACTCCTGCTCCGGCTCTACGACGTCCGGGAGGGATCGGTGCGTATCGACGGTCACGACGTCCGCGACGTCGCGCTGGCGGACCTGCGTTCGGCCGTCGGCTACGTCAGCCAGGACACGTTCCTCTTCGACGGAACGATCGCCGAGAACGTTCGGTACGGCCGCTTCGACGCGTCCGACGAGGCCGTTCGCGAGGCCGCGAGCGCCGCCCAGGCCCACGACTTCATCAGCGAGCTTCCGGAGGGGTACGAAACGCGCGTCGGCGAGCGCGGCATCAGGCTCTCCGGCGGCCAGCGCCAGCGGATCGCGCTCGCGCGGGCCGTCCTGGCCGACCCCGAGGTCCTCATCCTCGACGAGGCGACGAGCGCCGTCGACACGAAGACCGAACTCCGGATCCAGCGGTCGATCGACCGGCTGACCGAGGACCGCACGACGCTCGCCATCGCCCACCGGCTCTCGACGGTCAAGGACGCCGACCAGATCCTCGTCCTCGAGGCCGGCCGGGTCGTCGAACGAGGGACGCACGAGGAACTGCTCGAGGCGAACGGGACGTACGCGCGTCTCTGGGCGGCACAGGCGGGCGACCGCGAGACGGCGGCGGAGGCGCTGATCGATACGGACGACTGACGGCTCGCGCGTGCGGAGAACAAGGTGCCGTTTTCGGACCGTTCAGTTGTCCTCGATCTCGAGTTCGAACTGCTCGTTCTCGGAGACGGCGTTGAGGACGACGCTCGTATTGGAGGCTTTGATGTCGGGATCGGTCAACAGCTGTTTGATCTGATCGTTCATTCCGTCGGTATCCCTGAACTTTCCGATCGCGATCACGTCGTAGTCGCCGGTGACCTCGTAGACGCTGGTCATCTGGTGGTGTTCCCGAAGCGTCTCCGTGATGTCGGGGAGGGCGTTCCCCTCGACCTGGAGCTGGATGACGGCGGTTACGTCGTAGCCGACCGCGTCGTAATCGACGCGCGGGGTGTAGCCGTCGATCACGCCGTCTTTCTCGAGATCGGAGAGGTGATTCGAGACGGTCGTGACGGAGACGTCGAGTTCCTCCGCGAGACTCCGCAGACTCGCGCGACCGTCGCCCAGAAGTGCATTCACTAGCTTTGCATCGAGATTTTCGTACGTCATCACATTATTCCTCTCACCCTACCCTTTAGAAGTTTACGAATATCCAATTACATGCCGGAGAGCGAAGATTTGCTCGGAGCAGCAGCGTTTTAATGGCGAGGATACTTGGAGAGCACGACGAGAAAGATGACAAGCGGGAACATATCCGCCACCGAACAGGCCGTACTAGACGAGATCGACGAGCGGGACATCGATTTTCTCCGATTGCAGTTTACGGACATTCTCGGGACTGTAAAAAACGTTTCTGTGCCGGCACGACAGGCCGAGAAAGCGTTCACCGAGGGGATCTACTTCGACGGATCGTCGATCGAGGGCTTCGTGCGCATTCAGGAGTCGGACATGCGGCTCAAGCCCGACCCCGAAACGTTCGCCGTCCTCCCCTGGAGAGAGCGTGAAGGCGGCGCCTCTGCTCGCCTCATCTGCGACGTGATCGACACCTCGACGGGCGACCCCTTTGAGGGCGACCCGCGCTACGTCCTCAAGCAGGCTCTCGAGCGCGCCGAGGAGATGGGTTAC contains:
- the lrp gene encoding HTH-type transcriptional regulator Lrp; translated protein: MTYENLDAKLVNALLGDGRASLRSLAEELDVSVTTVSNHLSDLEKDGVIDGYTPRVDYDAVGYDVTAVIQLQVEGNALPDITETLREHHQMTSVYEVTGDYDVIAIGKFRDTDGMNDQIKQLLTDPDIKASNTSVVLNAVSENEQFELEIEDN
- a CDS encoding ABC transporter ATP-binding protein; this translates as MSSHDDETPFDAYREDVDRPLSRLFREYAPGRLGWFSAGMIANFVARMASLVPPLLLGVAIDAVFNDEGPFELPLVPDAWLPTGAVEQFWFTVVAIAGSFVVVAVFTWIYGVTANLFAHDVMHAVRVDCFEKMQRLDAAFFDEKQTGEVMAVLNNDTQNLELFLDNALMNSARLLVMVGGIAAVLFYQNWQLAFVTLFAVPAMVAFTVWFMRVVEPRYVRQRSAVGRLNTRLENAIAGMGLTKATSSERYEVGRVRDSSRNLFERTMDVLKLSYVYRPGMELLAGLAFGATFLVGGLWLTTGTAPGPLTGTLSVGDFVVFLFLTQRIVDPLAEVSNIVDQYENAKASSERVFGLMDIPVHVDDPDDPVDVEPVEGRVTYERVSFSYAETERADGGGAPDAAFEEAVLENISFEADPGETVAFVGPTGAGKSTLLKLLLRLYDVREGSVRIDGHDVRDVALADLRSAVGYVSQDTFLFDGTIAENVRYGRFDASDEAVREAASAAQAHDFISELPEGYETRVGERGIRLSGGQRQRIALARAVLADPEVLILDEATSAVDTKTELRIQRSIDRLTEDRTTLAIAHRLSTVKDADQILVLEAGRVVERGTHEELLEANGTYARLWAAQAGDRETAAEALIDTDD